The window GGCGCTGAATCTCAAGCCGGAACAATTGAAAAAAGCTAAATTTTTTAGAGGAAAAGGGTGCGACGAATGCGGTAATAGCGGTTATCGGGGCAGGATAGGTATTTTTGAATTACTAATAATGACTGATGAGGTGCGGGAGATGATATTTGAAAAGGCCTCGAGCAGCACGCTAAAGGAAAAGGCAAAGAATTTCGGGATGGCGACTCTTAGAGAAGACGGAGTGAGGAAGGTGCTAAAAGGCATGACCACTGTATCGGAAGTAATGAGAGTAACGCAGCAGGATGTGGTTTGAAAATAATGTAGTCCCTCGGCTTCGCTCGGGACGATTTGCAGCCGAGCAATAGAGGGCAAATCGGAGGGCATATGGAAATAGATCAACTTTTACAAATATGTATCGAACGTAACGCGTCAGATATCCATCTTACCGTAGGAAAGCCACCTACCCTGAGGGTGGACGGTATGTTGGATCCGCTGGATTATAATCCTCTTTCGGCAAACGATACGGAAGCGCTCATCAAATCGATAACAAGCGAAAGTCATCTTCAGAAAGTCCAGAAGTTCGGAGGAGCAGATTTTGGCTTGAGTTTCGGCGATGTCGCGAGATTCCGCGTCTCTGTCTATAAGCAGAAAGGATACTGGGGGACATCGCTCCGGCTTATTCCCTCCAAGCTGCTTACATTTGAGGAGATAGGCCTGCCGCTTAGCGTAAAAGAACTTTTGCATAGGCCGAGGGGTCTTATACTTGTAACGGGCCCCACAGGCGGCGGAAAGACGTCGACCTTGGCATCTATGACCGACTATGTAAATACTAACCGCGATGCTCATATCATAACCATAGAAGACCCGATAGAATATTACCACGAGCATAAAAGAGGCATCATCACACAGCGCGAACTGGGGGTTGACGTATATTCTTTCAGCGAGGCGATAGTAAGGGGCCTAAGGATGAACCCCGACGTTATACTTGTGGGAGAGATGCGCGATTTGGCTACCATAGAAGCCGCTATTCTGGCGGCGGAAACCGGCCATCTCGTTCTTGCGACGCTCCATACTACAAGCGCAGCCCAGACAGTGGATAGAATCATAAATGTGTTTCCTCCGCAGCAGCAGGAGCAGGTAAGAATGCAGCTATCTACTTCTATCCTTGCCATATTCTGCCAGCAGCTTCTTATAAAAGCGACTAAAAAAGGAAGGGTCGCGGCGTTTGAAATAATGATCACGACCTCGTCTATACAGAACCTTATACGCGAGAAGAAGACATTCCGCATAACATCCGATATTCAGACGGGGGCAAAATACGGGATGAAGACATTTGACTCATCCCTCGTAGAGCTATACCAGCGCAACCTTATAGATTATGAGACGATGCTCCTAAAAGCATTTGAACCCGATCAGATTGAATTGCGGTTTCAAAAGGGGAGGAAATGAGCGAGAAGAAATATAAATCCCTGGGAAAGTTATTGCTTGATAGGGGCCTTATTACCGAAAGCCAGCTGCAGCAGTCCCTTGACGAGCAAAGGTATACCGGTAAATTGCTGGGAAGGACCCTGGTCGAGCTCGGCTTTGTCAAAGAAGACGAAATACTCAAAACGCTGGGCGTCCAGGCCGGTATAGAGTTTATCGATTTATCCAAAATAGACATACCCAAGGAAGTGCTGCAGAAGGTCTCGCCTACTATTACAAAGATATACAAGATTATGCCGGTCAAATTTGAGGGAAGTCTTCTTACCATAGCTATGAGCGACCCGCTCAATGTGAATATATCCGACGATCTCAGGTTTATGCTCGGCTGCAATATAAAGGGCGTGATAGCCAGAGAAAATGATATACTCTCGGCAATACAAAAGTATTACGGCGAAAGAGGCGAATCCATAAATGAGCTGCTCGGCGAGATAGATAAGAATATCCCGGCCGGCCAGCGCGAAGAGATAGAAGAAGAGGTGACGGACGTTGTAGTCCTGCAGGAACTCGCCTCGCAGCCTCCCGTCGTAAAACTGCTTAACCTTATACTTTTGCAGGCGGTGAAAGACAGGGCCTCGGATATACATTTTGAACCTTTCGAAGATAAGTATGCGATACGCTACAGGGTGGACGGTATATTATACGACATAACCACCCCGCCCAGAAATCTGGCGCTCGCGATAAGTTCAAGGATAAAGGTAATGTCAAGCCTCGATATAGCGGAACGCCGCCTGCCGCAGGACGGCCGCATAATGATATCGGTGGAAGGCAAAAACATCGATTTGAGGGTCTCTACGCTTCCGACTGTCTTTGGAGAGAGTGTCGTTATGAGGGTTTTAGACAGGGATGTTGTGAGCCTGTCGCTTGACCAAGTAGGGATGTCGGAAGACGTAAAGAAGGAGACGCGGCGCATTATTAACAAGCCAAACGGCATAGTGCTGTCCACAGGCCCGACGGGCTGCGGCAAGACGACCACGCTTTATTCGTGCCTGCGCGAAATAAATAGAATAGATTATAAAATAATAACCACCGAGGATCCGGTGGAATACGATATATCCGGGATCATACAGGTCTCCATAAAGCCGAAGATAAACCTCAATTTTGCGACCTGCCTCAGGCACATCCTGCGCCAGGACCCCGACATAATAATGGTGGGTGAAATCAGGGATGCCGAAACCGCGCAGATAGCCATTCAGGCTTCACTTACCGGCCATCTTGTCCTGAGTACGTTACATACAAATGATGCACCGGGCACCATAACACGGCTTATAAATATGGGAGTGGAACCGTTTCTTATAACTTCCACCCTTGAGGCGATAATAGCCCAAAGGCTCATAAGAGTAATATGTAAAAATTGCCGCGAAAGATATCATCCGGACCAGAATACGCTTGAGGAGACAGGCCTTAGAAAGGAAGAGCTTAAGGATATGGTTTTTTATAAAGGCAAAGGTTGCGGCCAATGCAATAAAAACGGCTATAAGGGCAGGATCGGGATATTTGAGCTTCTGATTATTACAGAAGGCCTGAAACCGCTTATAATGGATAAGGTCCGGACAAGCGTGCTCAGACAGGCGGCGCGCAAAGAAGGCATGGTGACATTGAGGGAAGATGGCCTCAAAAAAGTGCGCGAGGGTATAACGACCATAGAGGAAATAATGCGCGAGACGCAGCAGTACTTATAGGATAACGCATGCCGATATATTCTTATAAAGCAATAGATAAATTCGGAAAAGAGATAGCGGACGAAGTAGATGTCGCAAGTTATGACGAAGCGATAAAAAAGCTGCGCGGCCTG of the Candidatus Omnitrophota bacterium genome contains:
- a CDS encoding type IV pilus twitching motility protein PilT, which codes for MEIDQLLQICIERNASDIHLTVGKPPTLRVDGMLDPLDYNPLSANDTEALIKSITSESHLQKVQKFGGADFGLSFGDVARFRVSVYKQKGYWGTSLRLIPSKLLTFEEIGLPLSVKELLHRPRGLILVTGPTGGGKTSTLASMTDYVNTNRDAHIITIEDPIEYYHEHKRGIITQRELGVDVYSFSEAIVRGLRMNPDVILVGEMRDLATIEAAILAAETGHLVLATLHTTSAAQTVDRIINVFPPQQQEQVRMQLSTSILAIFCQQLLIKATKKGRVAAFEIMITTSSIQNLIREKKTFRITSDIQTGAKYGMKTFDSSLVELYQRNLIDYETMLLKAFEPDQIELRFQKGRK
- the gspE gene encoding type II secretion system ATPase GspE, which codes for MSEKKYKSLGKLLLDRGLITESQLQQSLDEQRYTGKLLGRTLVELGFVKEDEILKTLGVQAGIEFIDLSKIDIPKEVLQKVSPTITKIYKIMPVKFEGSLLTIAMSDPLNVNISDDLRFMLGCNIKGVIARENDILSAIQKYYGERGESINELLGEIDKNIPAGQREEIEEEVTDVVVLQELASQPPVVKLLNLILLQAVKDRASDIHFEPFEDKYAIRYRVDGILYDITTPPRNLALAISSRIKVMSSLDIAERRLPQDGRIMISVEGKNIDLRVSTLPTVFGESVVMRVLDRDVVSLSLDQVGMSEDVKKETRRIINKPNGIVLSTGPTGCGKTTTLYSCLREINRIDYKIITTEDPVEYDISGIIQVSIKPKINLNFATCLRHILRQDPDIIMVGEIRDAETAQIAIQASLTGHLVLSTLHTNDAPGTITRLINMGVEPFLITSTLEAIIAQRLIRVICKNCRERYHPDQNTLEETGLRKEELKDMVFYKGKGCGQCNKNGYKGRIGIFELLIITEGLKPLIMDKVRTSVLRQAARKEGMVTLREDGLKKVREGITTIEEIMRETQQYL